A single Cellulomonas sp. SLBN-39 DNA region contains:
- a CDS encoding ROK family transcriptional regulator: MTTGTRPAAAPRQGVGRALRPTTKVLPEHARAHNRSLVLGHLFHHGPSSRADVARSSGLTRVTVSDLVAALIAEGLVAELGVRTEGKVGKPATLVGLRSTDHAVVAVDLTDDETARGAVMTLTGDVVTRRSAPWQGATGDAAVATVEGLCAALVAAAERPVIGVGIASPGVIDDAGVVLEAPNRGWSGVPLAAHLAALLDAPVHVANDANTRALREHTYGGAAASTMTVTVGQGVGAGLVVDGALVRGRGHAAGEIGHVTVVDETTPGETPQPCACGRHGCLETVLSAPALRRRTAGLAPEDSDAALASVGRMLGRTLAPVVSALNLAEVLLSGPPELLDGPLREATLATVRDRTMPVIGHDLRVRAAASDEDAALAGAAVLVLQGQLGIT, from the coding sequence GTGACGACAGGGACGAGACCGGCCGCGGCGCCGAGGCAGGGGGTGGGGCGCGCGCTGCGCCCCACGACCAAGGTGCTGCCCGAGCACGCCCGCGCGCACAACCGTTCGCTCGTGCTGGGGCACCTGTTCCACCACGGCCCCTCGTCGCGCGCCGACGTCGCCCGCAGCTCCGGGCTCACCCGCGTGACCGTGTCCGACCTCGTCGCGGCACTCATCGCCGAGGGCCTCGTCGCCGAGCTCGGCGTGCGCACCGAGGGCAAGGTCGGCAAGCCCGCCACCCTCGTCGGGCTGCGCAGCACCGACCACGCCGTCGTCGCCGTCGACCTCACCGACGACGAGACCGCCCGCGGCGCCGTCATGACGCTGACCGGCGACGTCGTCACGCGTCGCTCGGCACCCTGGCAGGGGGCGACCGGCGACGCCGCCGTCGCGACCGTCGAGGGGCTGTGCGCCGCGCTCGTCGCCGCGGCCGAGCGCCCGGTGATCGGTGTCGGGATCGCCTCGCCGGGCGTCATCGACGACGCCGGGGTCGTGCTCGAGGCGCCCAACCGCGGCTGGTCCGGGGTGCCCCTGGCCGCCCACCTCGCCGCCCTCCTCGACGCGCCCGTGCACGTGGCGAACGACGCGAACACCCGGGCCCTGCGCGAGCACACCTACGGGGGAGCGGCGGCCAGCACCATGACGGTGACGGTCGGGCAGGGCGTCGGCGCCGGGCTCGTCGTGGACGGCGCCCTCGTGCGCGGACGCGGCCACGCCGCCGGCGAGATCGGCCACGTCACCGTGGTCGACGAGACGACGCCCGGCGAGACCCCGCAGCCGTGCGCGTGCGGGCGCCACGGCTGCCTCGAGACCGTCCTGAGCGCCCCGGCCCTGCGCCGGCGCACGGCCGGTCTGGCCCCCGAGGACTCCGACGCCGCGCTGGCGTCGGTCGGACGGATGCTGGGGCGGACCCTGGCACCCGTCGTCAGCGCGCTCAACCTCGCCGAGGTCCTGCTCTCCGGCCCGCCGGAGCTGCTCGACGGACCCCTGCGGGAGGCGACGCTCGCCACCGTGCGCGACCGCACCATGCCCGTGATCGGGCACGACCTGCGGGTGCGCGCGGCGGCGTCGGACGAGGACGCGGCACTGGCAGGTGCCGCGGTCCTCGTCCTCCAGGGCCAGCTCGGGATCACGTGA
- a CDS encoding pectate lyase, whose product MSTPVARPARFRPSARRLPKPVAVAIAVAFALLTTVAVARVTFAASDPVDTTSWYTLTSRKSGLVLQAQGTAAGSGLTQAAATGATSQQFRFATGSGGTYRLVNRASGLAVTVPSGSTVTQAADTGATNQLWKTVVQSDYVRLATTSGTVLQITGASTKAGAAIQTGTDGKSYHQQWEITRVGAATGGTTPSATPSASATPKPSASATASATPKPTATATPAPSTGAFAKWPTATGEQKVTATIKISGTRDLGMVRYYGLSSGDQSESQPPMFQLEDGAVLKNVILGEGAADGVHCLGTCTLENVWWENVGEDAATFKGTSASQTMTVNGGGARSASDKTFQHNGPGTFVIKNFQLQDFGKLYRSCGNCSKQYARTVKVENVLITAPGKSLVGINSNLGDKATLSGVTIVGDSSKKIAICEEYKGVTSGEPSKVSSGPSAACGYTASSITYK is encoded by the coding sequence ATGAGCACACCTGTCGCACGTCCCGCCCGGTTCCGCCCGAGCGCACGACGCCTCCCCAAGCCGGTCGCCGTGGCGATCGCCGTGGCGTTCGCGCTCCTGACCACCGTCGCGGTCGCCCGCGTCACGTTCGCGGCCTCCGACCCGGTCGACACCACCTCCTGGTACACGCTCACCAGCCGCAAGAGCGGCCTCGTGCTCCAGGCGCAGGGCACCGCCGCCGGCTCCGGCCTCACGCAGGCCGCCGCCACGGGTGCCACGTCGCAGCAGTTCCGCTTCGCCACCGGCTCGGGCGGCACCTACCGCCTCGTCAACCGCGCGTCGGGCCTCGCGGTCACCGTGCCGTCGGGCTCGACCGTCACGCAGGCCGCGGACACCGGCGCCACCAACCAGCTGTGGAAGACGGTCGTGCAGAGCGACTACGTGCGCCTGGCGACGACCTCGGGCACCGTCCTGCAGATCACCGGCGCCTCGACCAAGGCCGGCGCCGCGATCCAGACCGGCACCGACGGCAAGTCCTACCACCAGCAGTGGGAGATCACGCGCGTCGGCGCGGCGACCGGCGGCACCACGCCGTCCGCGACGCCGTCCGCGTCCGCCACGCCCAAGCCGAGCGCGTCGGCCACCGCGAGCGCCACGCCCAAGCCGACGGCCACCGCGACGCCCGCCCCCAGCACCGGCGCCTTCGCCAAGTGGCCGACCGCCACGGGCGAGCAGAAGGTCACGGCGACCATCAAGATCTCGGGCACGCGCGACCTGGGCATGGTCCGCTACTACGGCCTGTCGTCGGGCGACCAGTCGGAGAGCCAGCCGCCGATGTTCCAGCTCGAGGACGGCGCCGTGCTCAAGAACGTCATCCTCGGCGAGGGCGCGGCCGACGGCGTGCACTGCCTCGGCACCTGCACGCTCGAGAACGTCTGGTGGGAGAACGTCGGCGAGGACGCCGCGACCTTCAAGGGCACCTCGGCGTCGCAGACCATGACGGTCAACGGCGGCGGCGCGCGCTCGGCGTCGGACAAGACGTTCCAGCACAACGGCCCCGGCACGTTCGTCATCAAGAACTTCCAGCTGCAGGACTTCGGCAAGCTCTACCGCTCGTGCGGCAACTGCTCCAAGCAGTACGCCCGCACGGTCAAGGTCGAGAACGTCCTCATCACCGCCCCCGGCAAGTCGCTGGTCGGCATCAACTCCAACCTGGGCGACAAGGCCACGCTCTCCGGCGTGACCATCGTGGGCGACTCGTCGAAGAAGATCGCGATCTGCGAGGAGTACAAGGGCGTGACCTCCGGCGAGCCGAGCAAGGTCTCGTCGGGCCCGAGCGCCGCGTGCGGCTACACCGCCTCCTCGATCACCTACAAGTGA
- a CDS encoding PfkB family carbohydrate kinase encodes MEPRLVCCGLTTLDVVQVVERVPGPDEKVVALAGHVAFGGPAANAAATAVALGVPTTLVTALGAGAVAAAARAGLAARGVEVVDLLDGGAGAWQVPVSTVLVTAGTGERAVASANGAGLPPDVLARSAAAVLPGVLTGATCVLVDGHHLGAAVPVACAAQERDVPVLLDGGSWKPGLDRLLRVVDHAVLSAVFTVPAGERPLGAGAGAAAVDALLDVVAGLGPVTVARSAGAGPVRVRRTGPTGVVREEVQPPLVPADEVVDTLGAGDVLHGAVAAALAGGAGPVEALRSAVLTAARSVRHPGALGWADAPG; translated from the coding sequence GTGGAACCCAGGCTGGTGTGCTGCGGGCTGACGACGCTGGACGTCGTCCAGGTGGTCGAGCGGGTCCCGGGCCCCGACGAGAAGGTCGTGGCCCTGGCCGGGCACGTGGCGTTCGGTGGTCCGGCGGCGAACGCCGCCGCGACCGCGGTCGCGCTCGGTGTCCCCACCACGCTGGTCACCGCGCTGGGCGCGGGCGCGGTCGCTGCGGCCGCTCGCGCCGGGCTCGCGGCGCGCGGGGTCGAGGTCGTCGACCTCCTCGACGGCGGCGCGGGCGCGTGGCAGGTGCCCGTCTCGACCGTGCTCGTGACGGCCGGCACGGGGGAGCGGGCGGTCGCCTCCGCGAACGGCGCCGGCCTGCCGCCCGACGTGCTCGCCCGGTCGGCCGCCGCCGTGCTGCCCGGGGTGCTCACGGGGGCCACGTGCGTCCTGGTCGACGGGCACCACCTGGGCGCCGCGGTGCCGGTCGCGTGCGCCGCGCAGGAGCGCGACGTGCCGGTGCTGCTCGACGGGGGGAGCTGGAAGCCGGGTCTCGACCGGCTGCTCCGGGTCGTGGACCACGCGGTGCTGTCGGCGGTCTTCACGGTCCCGGCGGGGGAGCGGCCCCTCGGAGCGGGTGCGGGTGCGGCCGCGGTGGACGCGCTGCTCGACGTCGTGGCGGGCCTCGGGCCCGTGACGGTGGCGCGCTCCGCCGGCGCCGGGCCGGTCCGGGTGCGCCGGACCGGCCCGACGGGGGTCGTGCGGGAGGAGGTGCAGCCGCCGCTGGTACCGGCGGACGAGGTGGTCGACACGCTCGGGGCCGGCGACGTGCTGCACGGAGCGGTCGCTGCCGCGCTGGCCGGCGGTGCCGGCCCGGTGGAGGCGCTGCGGTCGGCGGTGCTGACCGCAGCGCGCTCCGTCCGTCACCCGGGTGCGCTCGGCTGGGCCGACGCCCCCGGGTGA
- a CDS encoding pectate lyase produces MQENPRPPRRWRAVVGAVVAAVLAAGVGVGTAAGAQAATVDTSTWYVLVNRQSTKAMEVAGWSTADGAVVQQWARNDGAWQQWRFVAAGDGWYRLVNRHSGKALDLWEWSTADGASFRQFTDLNATNQHFRLTDSEGGRVRLLNRHSGKAVTVTDRSTADGATVTQLTNLNQYNQQWQLVPVGSVGSNPGTGFPAWPTTTGQVDVSATIAISGTRDMGMVRYYGLGDEGQDEGQDPMFRLADGAVLKNVILGTGAADGIHCTGTCTLENVWWEDVGEDAATFRGSSASQTMTVVGGGARSASDKVFQHNGPGTFVIRNFQASGFGKLYRSCGNCSTQHARTVRVENVQVTTPASSLVGINSNYGDRATLTGVIIVNDASRKVAVCEEYRGVTSGEPTKISSGPSTACGYSTSSITYR; encoded by the coding sequence ATGCAGGAGAACCCGAGACCGCCGCGCCGCTGGCGCGCGGTCGTCGGCGCTGTCGTCGCCGCCGTCCTGGCCGCCGGCGTCGGCGTCGGCACGGCCGCGGGCGCGCAGGCCGCGACCGTCGACACGAGCACCTGGTACGTGCTCGTCAACCGGCAGAGCACCAAGGCGATGGAGGTCGCCGGCTGGTCCACCGCCGACGGCGCCGTGGTCCAGCAGTGGGCGCGCAACGACGGCGCCTGGCAGCAGTGGCGCTTCGTCGCCGCAGGCGACGGCTGGTACCGCCTGGTCAACCGCCACTCCGGCAAGGCGCTCGACCTGTGGGAGTGGAGCACCGCCGACGGTGCGTCGTTCCGCCAGTTCACGGACCTGAACGCCACCAACCAGCACTTCAGGCTCACCGACTCCGAGGGCGGCCGCGTCCGGCTGCTCAACCGGCACTCCGGGAAGGCCGTCACCGTCACCGACCGGTCCACCGCCGACGGCGCCACGGTCACCCAGCTGACCAACCTCAACCAGTACAACCAGCAGTGGCAGCTCGTGCCGGTCGGGTCGGTGGGCTCGAACCCCGGCACCGGCTTCCCCGCGTGGCCGACCACCACCGGGCAGGTCGACGTCTCGGCGACCATCGCGATCTCCGGCACGCGGGACATGGGCATGGTCCGCTACTACGGGCTCGGCGACGAGGGGCAGGACGAGGGGCAGGACCCGATGTTCCGGCTCGCCGACGGTGCGGTCCTGAAGAACGTCATCCTGGGCACGGGCGCCGCCGACGGCATCCACTGCACGGGCACGTGCACGCTGGAGAACGTCTGGTGGGAGGACGTCGGCGAGGACGCCGCCACGTTCCGCGGGAGCAGCGCCTCGCAGACCATGACGGTCGTCGGCGGCGGCGCGCGCTCGGCGTCGGACAAGGTCTTCCAGCACAACGGCCCCGGCACGTTCGTCATCCGGAACTTCCAGGCCTCGGGCTTCGGCAAGCTCTACCGCTCGTGCGGCAACTGCTCCACGCAGCACGCCCGGACGGTCCGGGTGGAGAACGTCCAGGTCACCACGCCGGCGTCGTCCCTCGTCGGGATCAACTCCAACTACGGCGACCGCGCGACCCTCACCGGCGTCATCATCGTCAACGACGCCTCGCGCAAGGTGGCGGTCTGCGAGGAGTACCGCGGCGTGACGTCCGGGGAGCCGACGAAGATCAGCTCGGGGCCCAGCACCGCCTGCGGGTACTCGACGTCCTCGATCACCTACCGGTGA
- the pgi gene encoding glucose-6-phosphate isomerase: MPTPPIDPTTTSAWQDLSEHESTLTPDLRGWFAEDPGRAQRLTHQLGDLTVDLSKNLVTDETLALLVRLGEEVQLADRYQAMIRGEHINVTEDRAVLHTALRRPADAQPPLLVDGQDVDADVQRVLGEVFAFAEKVRSGEWTGVTGERVRTVVNIGIGGSDLGPVMVYEALEPYVQDGLEVRFVSNIDPTDLAQKTADLDPTTTLFIVASKTFTTLETLTNARLARTWLWEGLLAGGHIADTDADRKGAVAQHFVAVSTALDKVADFGIDPTNAFGFWDWVGGRYSVDSAIGTSLAIAIGPDAFGELLAGFHTVDEHTRTTPLAQNVPFLMGLLNVWYVNFLGAHTHAVLPYAQQLHRFAAYLQQLTMESNGKSVRWDGTPVTTATGEVFWGEPGTNGQHAFYQLIHQGTRLIPADFIAVANPAYPLKDGGTDVHGLFLANFFAQTKALAFGKTADEVRAEGTAEAIVPARVFSGNRPTTSILAPALTPAVVGQLVALYEHITFAQGVVWGIDSFDQWGVELGKKLAMEIAPAVEGDAAALAAQDPSTQALIRRYLELRG, encoded by the coding sequence GTGCCCACCCCGCCCATCGACCCGACGACCACGTCCGCGTGGCAGGACCTCTCCGAGCACGAGAGCACGCTGACCCCCGACCTGCGGGGCTGGTTCGCCGAGGACCCGGGCCGCGCGCAGCGCCTGACCCACCAGCTCGGCGACCTCACCGTCGACCTGTCGAAGAACCTCGTCACCGACGAGACGCTGGCCCTGCTGGTCCGGCTCGGCGAGGAGGTGCAGCTCGCCGACCGCTACCAGGCCATGATCCGCGGCGAGCACATCAACGTCACCGAGGACCGCGCGGTCCTGCACACGGCGCTGCGGCGCCCCGCGGACGCTCAGCCGCCGCTGCTCGTCGACGGCCAGGACGTCGACGCCGACGTGCAGCGGGTGCTCGGCGAGGTCTTCGCATTCGCCGAGAAGGTCCGCTCCGGCGAGTGGACCGGGGTGACGGGCGAGCGCGTGCGCACCGTCGTCAACATCGGCATCGGCGGCTCCGACCTCGGCCCCGTCATGGTCTACGAGGCCCTAGAGCCGTACGTGCAGGACGGCCTGGAGGTCCGGTTCGTCTCGAACATCGACCCCACGGACCTCGCGCAGAAGACCGCGGACCTCGACCCGACGACGACGCTGTTCATCGTCGCGTCGAAGACGTTCACGACCCTGGAGACCCTCACCAACGCCCGGCTGGCCCGGACGTGGCTGTGGGAGGGCCTGCTCGCGGGCGGGCACATCGCCGACACCGACGCCGACCGGAAGGGCGCGGTCGCCCAGCACTTCGTCGCCGTCTCCACGGCCCTGGACAAGGTCGCGGACTTCGGCATCGACCCGACCAACGCGTTCGGGTTCTGGGACTGGGTCGGCGGGCGCTACTCCGTCGACTCCGCGATCGGCACGTCGCTCGCGATCGCGATCGGCCCCGACGCGTTCGGCGAGCTGCTGGCCGGCTTCCACACGGTCGACGAGCACACCCGCACGACCCCGCTCGCGCAGAACGTGCCCTTCCTCATGGGCCTGCTCAACGTCTGGTACGTGAACTTCCTCGGGGCGCACACGCACGCCGTGCTGCCCTACGCCCAGCAGCTGCACCGCTTCGCCGCGTACCTGCAGCAGCTGACGATGGAGTCCAACGGCAAGTCGGTGCGCTGGGACGGCACGCCCGTCACGACCGCCACCGGCGAGGTGTTCTGGGGCGAGCCCGGCACCAACGGGCAGCACGCGTTCTACCAGCTCATCCACCAGGGCACCCGCCTCATCCCGGCGGACTTCATCGCCGTGGCCAACCCGGCGTACCCGCTGAAGGACGGCGGCACCGACGTGCACGGCCTGTTCCTGGCGAACTTCTTCGCCCAGACCAAGGCCCTCGCGTTCGGCAAGACCGCCGACGAGGTCCGCGCCGAGGGCACGGCCGAGGCGATCGTCCCGGCCCGGGTGTTCTCGGGGAACCGCCCGACGACGTCGATCCTCGCCCCGGCCCTCACGCCGGCGGTCGTGGGCCAGCTCGTCGCGCTGTACGAGCACATCACGTTCGCCCAGGGCGTCGTGTGGGGCATCGACTCGTTCGACCAGTGGGGCGTCGAGCTCGGCAAGAAGCTCGCCATGGAGATCGCCCCGGCGGTCGAGGGCGACGCCGCCGCGCTCGCGGCGCAGGACCCGTCCACGCAGGCGCTGATCCGGCGCTACCTGGAGCTGCGCGGCTGA